From one Lycium ferocissimum isolate CSIRO_LF1 chromosome 5, AGI_CSIRO_Lferr_CH_V1, whole genome shotgun sequence genomic stretch:
- the LOC132058308 gene encoding uncharacterized protein LOC132058308, with protein sequence MAAEGEQQLQTNGHAKPAEESTNSIQSKELRRKKRKKFLVYVALFTLFQIAVILFSSFYIMKVRTPIFHVRSATFDHVEYKNAENASFDIRMNVELGVKNTNFGPYKYRNSTVYFFYNDVSIGEAFVSQGKAGFKSTKKCNLLVNLSSKDVLPKDSQLRNDLSSGTLILTSKSKLEGKVELIFVIKKKKSTEMNCTITIGLADKVVQDIDCD encoded by the coding sequence ATGGCAGCAGAAGGGGAACAACAACTTCAGACTAATGGTCACGCAAAACCTGCCGAAGAGTCAACAAATTCCATACAATCCAAAGAGTTGCGCAGGAAAAAACGCAAGAAATTTTTAGTATATGTTGCACTCTTTACTCTGTTTCAAATTGCAGTGATTCTCTTCTCTTCATTCTACATAATGAAAGTCAGAACGCCGATATTTCACGTCCGGTCTGCTACCTTTGATCATGTGGAGTACAAAAATGCAGAAAACGCTTCATTCGACATCAGAATGAACGTCGAATTGGGTGTCAAAAATACTAATTTTGGACCTTACAAGTACAGAAACAGCACtgtttattttttctataatgATGTGAGTATTGGAGAGGCCTTTGTTTCTCAGGGCAAAGCTGGTTTTAAGTCTACAAAGAAATGTAATTTGCTTGTGAATCTTTCGTCCAAGGATGTGTTACCTAAGGACTCGCAGTTAAGGAATGATCTGAGTTCTGGAACGTTAATTTTGACCAGCAAGTCAAAATTGGAAGGGAAAGTAGAGCTGATTTTTGtcatcaagaaaaagaaatctaCGGAGATGAATTGCACCATCACTATTGGATTGGCTGATAAAGTGGTTCAGGATATAGACTGCGACTAG
- the LOC132056501 gene encoding ABC transporter G family member 4, whose product MEAESSPSPPPPPPSQSPPLRTYKLTASSIGYSKSTTISPALLFKPCKTSPPINILKDISFTAYPAQILAIVGPSGAGKSTLLDILAAGTSPTSGTLLLNSLPLHNPSFFRKLSAYVPQHDCCLPQLTVSETFAFSARLLNPKLADVSCIVDSLLAELRLTHLAHTRLAHALSGGERRRVSIGLSLLHDPAILLLDEPTSGLDSNSALNVMQTLRSITDSRQRTVLLSIHQPSFKILATIDKILLLSKGTVVHFGTLSSLECFLLENGFTVPPQLNSLEYAMEMLNQLNQKKPITPISLPSPPKNPTTPENKTGEVRYRSSRVHEIAVLYSRFWKIIYRTRQLLLTNALQALGVGIVLGTIYINIGFGKAGIEKRFGLFAFTLTFLLSSTTETLPIFINERPILLRETSSGVYRLSSYLVANTLVFLPYLLVIAILYSVSLYFLVGLCASWQAFTYFVLTIWVIVLMANSFVLFLSSVAPNYIAGTSLVTLLLAGSFLFSGYFISKETMPKFWTMLHYLSMYKYGLDALLINEYSCLVTKCLIWYDEKNKVCMVSGRDVLDQRGLHERQRWTNIYILVGIFVFYRLLWLMVLIRRVSRSKK is encoded by the coding sequence ATGGAAGCTGAATCATCTccttcaccaccaccaccacctcctTCTCAATCTCCTCCACTTAGAACCTACAAACTAACAGCTTCTTCAATAGGCTATTCAAAATCAACCACCATTTCTCCTGCCTTGTTATTCAAGCCTTGTAAAACATCACCACCAATTAACATCTTGAAAGACATATCTTTCACCGCTTATCCTGCTCAGATTCTTGCCATTGTTGGTCCGAGTGGTGCGGGAAAATCCACATTACTGGACATTTTAGCAGCTGGAACTTCGCCTACAAGTGGAACTCTTCTCTTAAACTCTCTTCCCCTTCATAATCCTTCTTTTTTCCGTAAGCTCTCAGCTTATGTCCCTCAACATGATTGTTGCCTTCCACAACTCACTGTCTCCGAAACGTTCGCCTTCTCCGCCCGTCTCCTCAACCCTAAACTTGCTGATGTGTCCTGCATTGTAGATTCTCTTCTAGCTGAGCTTAGGCTTACACATTTGGCTCACACAAGACTTGCTCATGCCCTCTCGGGCGGAGAACGAAGGCGGGTTTCGATTGGTTTGAGTCTACTCCATGACCCTGCTATCTTACTTCTTGATGAACCAACATCTGGTCTTGATAGTAATTCAGCTTTGAATGTAATGCAGACACTAAGATCAATCACCGATTCGCGTCAGCGAACCGTGCTTTTGTCAATCCATCAACCAAGTTTCAAGATTCTTGCCACCATTGATAAAATCCTGTTGCTTTCAAAAGGAACTGTtgtacattttggtacattgtcTAGTCTTGAATGTTTTCTACTTGAAAATGGTTTCACTGTCCCACCACAgctcaattctcttgaatatgCCATGGAAATGCTTAACCAACTCAATCAGAAAAAACCCATTACACCTATAAGCTTACCTTCACCTCCTAAGAATCCCACCACCCCTGAAAATAAAACAGGGGAGGTAAGATATAGGAGTTCAAGGGTTCATGAAATAGCTGTTTTGTATAGCAGATTTTGGAAGATTATTTACAGAACAAGACAGCTACTTTTAACCAACGCTTTACAGGCATTAGGAGTTGGTATTGTTTTAGGAACAATTTACATCAATATTGGATTTGGAAAAGCTGGAATCGAAAAAAGATTCGGACTTTTCGCTTTCACTCTCACTTTCCTTCTCTCTTCCACAACAGAAACTCTTCCAATATTCATAAACGAAAGGCCCATTTTATTAAGAGAAACTTCAAGTGGGGTTTATCGATTATCTTCATATCTCGTAGCAAACACACTAGTTTTCCTCCCTTATTTACTAGTCATAGCAATCTTGTATTCagtttcactttatttcttGGTTGGTCTTTGTGCTTCATGGCAAGCTTTCACTTACTTTGTTCTAACAATTTGGGTCATTGTCTTAATGGCAAACTCTTTTGTTCTCTTCTTGAGCTCTGTAGCTCCAAATTACATCGCTGGAACTTCGCTTGTAACGCTACTTCTAGCCGGATCTTTCTTGTTTTCCGGCTACTTCATATCGAAGGAGACGATGCCTAAGTTCTGgacaatgctgcattatttgtcTATGTACAAGTATGGGCTAGATGCTTTGTTGATCAATGAGTATTCTTGTCTTGTCACCAAGTGTTTAATATGGTACGATGAGAAAAACAAGGTGTGTATGGTAAGTGGACGTGATGTGTTGGACCAAAGAGGGCTCCATGAGAGACAGAGAtggacaaatatatatatcttggtTGGGATTTTCGTATTTTATCGATTGCTTTGGTTGATGGTATTGATCAGGAGAGTTTCAAGATCGAAGAAGTGA
- the LOC132056502 gene encoding uncharacterized protein LOC132056502 encodes MQFFGGSEISPSPPPPTVSGNNAHMVYVFNRNGVCLLYREWNRPLKTLNPQQDHKLMFGLLFSLKSLTAKMDPTSAEKGNLGVPQLPGQGCSFHSFRTNTYKLSFMESPSGIKIILVTHPRTGDLRESLKYIYNLYVEYVVKNPLYSPGAPIKCELFNSTLDQYVRGLG; translated from the exons ATGCAGTTTTTCGGAGGATCAGAGATCAGCCCATCGCCGCCACCGCCAACAGTATCAGGAAATAATGCACATATGGTGTATGTATTCAATAGGAATGGAGTTTGTCTTCTTTACAGGGAATGGAATCGTCCTCTTAAGACCTTAAACCCTCAACAAGATCATAAACTCATGTTTGGTTTGCTTTTCTCCCTCAAATCTTTAACCGCCAAGATGGATCCTACAAG TGCTGAAAAAGGTAATCTTGGGGTGCCGCAATTACCTGGACAAGGATGTTCATTTCACAGCTTTCGTACTAATACATATAAACTCAGTTTCATGGAGAGTCCGTCTGGAATAAAG ATCATCCTTGTCACGCATCCTAGGACTGGTGATCTAAGGGAATCTTTGAAGTATATTTACAAtttgtatgttgaatatgtggtGAAGAATCCGCTCTACTCCCCAGGGGCTCCTATTAA GTGTGAGCTGTTTAATTCTACGCTCGATCAGTACGTTAGAGGCCTTGGATAA